The nucleotide window CTGTACTTGAGGCAGGTCGCTGGCGTGATTGCAGAACAGGGTGGCATGACCAGCCATGCTGCTATTGTGGCGCGGGAAATGGGCATTCCAGCAGTGCTAGGAATAGCAGGCGCAACGCGGCTCATTCGATCGGGCGACGCAGTCGAGGTGGATGGCGATCGGGGGGAAGTTCACCTGGTTGATTGGGCGACCCTTGAACCAGGTAGCCTGAAACGAATAAGCACTGCCTTACCGAGTCCAGCAAAACCCTCGGCGGCAATTAAGACGCAGCGCGATCGCCCCACCCACATTATGCTTACCCTCAGCCAGCCTGAAGCGATCGCGCAATCCGTCGCTTTGCCCGTAGATGGCATCGGCTTACTACGCTCCGAACTGATGCTATTGGAAGCGCTCGATCGCCAGCATCCTAAACTTTGGCTAGAGCAGGGACGAAAACACGAGCTAATCGATCGCATTGCCCACCAAATTCGATCCTTCGCCGAAGCCTTTAATCCGCGTCCTGTGTTTTATCGCTCCCTCGATTTACGTTCTCACGAGTTTTCGACTTTAGTGGGTCAAGAGCCTTTAGAGCAATATCCCATGCTGGGACTGCGGGGAACCTTAAGCTATCAACGCACCCCCGCTCAATTTGAGGTGGAGCTATTAGCATTGCGACAAGTCCAGCAATGGGGCTATGGAAATGTTCAGTTGTTGCTGCCCTTTGTGCGAACTGTGGAAGAATTTGTCTTCTGCCGTCAAATGGTGGAGCGTGTAGGGCTAACCGAGAATCCTGGTTTTCAACTGTGGATTATGGCGGAAGTGCCCTCTGTTTTGATGCTGCTGCCCGACTATGTAGCAGCAGGCGTTCAGGGGATTGCCATTGGTAGCAATGACCTGACGCAACTGATGTTAGGGGTCGATCGAGAGCATTCAGGAATGGCGATCGCCTTTGACCAACATCACCCCGCGATGATGCGCACGTTTCAGCAATTAATTACGGGCGCACAGCAGGCAGGCATTCCTTGCACGCTCTGCGGACAGGCTGCAAGCCAGTACCCAGAAATGATTGAGGCATTAGTGAATTGGGGAATTACGGCTATTTCGGTGAGTCCTGGTGAGGTAGAGCAGGTACAGGAGGCGATCGCTCGTGCCAGTTTTACAAAATTGGGGCACTGATCCCGCTCATTTCTACCCAACGCATCTTCACTTTAAAGACCTCCGCAAACGCCCCTAAAACCTGTTGTTGCACCTCTGCCAACTGAATCCCTGGCACAAACTCCACAAGGCTGCCTACCGACCTATCACCAATGCCACAGGGCACAATTTGTTGGAACCCTGACAAATCAGGACAGACATTTAACGCAAAGCCATGCATCGTGATCCAGCGACTCACCTTAATGCCGATCGCCGCGACCTTGCGTCCTTCCACCCAAACTCCGGTTAACCCAGCAATTCGTTCCCCCTTAAGGCTATAAGTCGCCATCACTCGAATCAAGACTTCTTCAAGCTGCCGCAAATACCAATGCAAATCCTGTTGGTAGTAGCGCAAGTTCAAAATGGGATAGCCCACAATTTGCCCCGGACAGTGATAAGTGACTTCACCGCCTCGCTCGGTGCGACAAAGCAAGTGAGAACTTTGCGCTGGGTCAAACTTAAGAAACTCCAAACTCGAACCTTGACCCAGCGTATAAACAGGAGGATGTTCCAGAAGAATCAAAATATCTTCAAGACTATTGTCCTCTCGTCGCGCAGCCACTAGCGATCGCTGCCATTGCCAAGCCACAGAGTAGGGAACCACGCCAGGGGTGTAGAAGTGACAGTGACGAAAAGGCAAAATAAAGTACGACGCACGATCGCTAAGTATACCTAGTTTTTCAACAGGAGAACAAGCGGGATTCAACCGAAGTTTGCGTTAGAACTAGTATGTTCAAATCAAGAATTATCACATCCTGCAAAAGATTTTAAATGTCCCTGTCGTACAGAATACAAAGTGCTAGGGTTGAGAGGTATCACCCATATTTTTAGCGAGGGAAGCTCATTATGAAGCTTGTTATCCAGGGCAAAAATATCGAGATCACCGAGGCAATCCGAGACCATGTGCATCAAAAAATTGAGAAGGCTGTCAATCATTTTCAAGCAATTACGACCGAGGTCGATGTTCACTTATCTGTTGCCCGGAACCCCAGGATAAATCCCCAGCAAATTGCTGAAGTCACCATCTACGCTAACGGAGCCGTCGTGCGGGCTGAAGAGGGTTCTGACAACCTTTATGCCAGTATCGACCTCGTTGCCGATAAGATTGCTCGGCAATTGCGCAAGTACAAAGAGAAACGCCACGAGCAAACTCACACTTCTATTAAAGTGGTCGAGACCATTGAAGAAGAAGTTCCCTCATTAGTAAGCCCCTCATTGGTCAGCGATCGCGAGCCAGAACTACCCGGCACAGCGATTCGCACCAAGTACTTCTCAATGCCGCCAATGACCATTGAGGAAGCGCAAGAGCAACTCGAACTGGTGGGACATGATTTCTACATGTTCCGCAATGCGGCAACAGGCGAGATTAACGTCATTTATGAACGAAACCATGGGGGCTACGGTGTGATCCAGCCTCGCAACAATAACGGGCACACCAACGGCAAGTTTGCTGAAATTGCCCATCGTAAGCCCATAGAATCTCAAAAACCCTAGTGGCTTGCTAGTCTTCCTTGCACTTCGCCCAGCGTCTCTGCGTTACTTCAGCACAGGCGATCGCTGGGCGTTATTTAATTTTATCTTGTGTATACCTACGCTTTTCTCTCCACTATTCCATCTACCCTACCTGAGGGAATTTTTAGCTCACTCCAAATTGTTGCTATCCATGATTTAGCGGCTTTGGTAGAGCCAGATTTAGCGGCTGACTCGTTGCAGCAAGACGATCAGCAGTTGGTGCAGTCAGTCCTGTCTCACGATCGCGTTATTCGAGAACTTTTTGAACAAACAACAGTTCTACCGCTACGGTTTGGCACCTGTTTTGTGTCACGTCAAGGCTTGCTAGAGCATTTGCAAGCGAATCGTGCAGAATATTTAACTAAATTAGAAGAGCTAGAAGGTAAGGCAGAGTATGTCCTTAAGCTAAAGCCGATCGCCTTCCCTGAAACAGAGATTGGGTCAACCGTTAAGGGAAAAGATTATTTCTTAGCTAAGAAGCAGATCTATCAGGCTCAAGCAGCATGGCAGTTAGAGCAGCAGCAAGAGCTAGAGGACTTGTTTGAGGCGATCGCTCAGCAGTACCGCTGGGTACGAGGTGAGCCGGATGATGGCATTGAGCGAATTTACATGCTAGGCGATCGGCAATCGGAACCGTTGTTGCCGACCTCGTTCAAAACCTGGCAACTCCAGTCGGCTCACGAAGATCTTAGGCTAGGAAACCCTCTGCCCCCTTACCATTTTATGTGAAGATTTGAGCCTAGGAGTGCCAAGATCTGGAGAAACTAGAGATTGGGCTTAAGCGAACGTAAAGTCTGATGCAGACAGGGTGTTAGCGCGCACCTTAAATAAAATGGCGAGTTCGTCATTCCCCACAGAAATAACGGTGTTAGCGCCACGTTGCTCACGGGTTAGATTCCGAAAGGTCAAGCCATTTCCCAAGCCCAGACGATCTTGTCCATCTTTGAACTGGCGAATTTGATCCCGACCGCTCCCCGTAGCCAGAACTAAGATATCTCGTCCGCTGCCGCCATTCATAAAGTCGGCACCCGCACCCCCGATCAGCAAATCGTCGCCCGCATTGCCAAAGAGAGTATCTTGACCGTCGCCACCGTCCAATTCATCGTTGTCTGTGCCGCCTACCAAAATGTCATTGCCGCCTCTGCCTATCAACGTGTCTCGCCCTTTGCCGCCGTCCAAGATGTCATTGCCGCTGCTGCTATCGCTATCTCCTGAGAGTTCATCATCACCATCGCCGCCGTAAAGTTGGTCGTTGCCGCTGCTGCCAAAGAGTTGATCCGCATCACCCTCTCCAAAAATGCGATCGTCACCACTTTCACCACTGATGCGGTCTTCGTCATTACCTCCATAAAGGCGATCGTTGCCATCACCCCCGAAAATATCATCATCGCCATCTTCACCTCGAATATCGTCGTCATCGCTACCACCGCTCAAGTCATCGTCGCCATCACCTCCAAAAATGTCGTCGTCGCCACTGCTGCTCACCACCGTATCATCGCCCCTACCCGCATTAACCCTATCGTCGCCACCTCGCGGATCAATGCGATCGTCGCCTCCAAAAGCATCAATCACATCGTCGCCTCTGGTTCCCCGAATCGCCTCACTACGATTACTTCCTTTAATTTTTTTGCCATCGCCATCATCAAAAAGATCATCAAACAAACCTTTGGCAATCCGCATTTTCAATCCCCTTCTTAACAGTGTTCACGCTGTAGCTGTTCTCGACACATCCTGATGCAGACGCACATAGACGCACTGTTTCTTGAAAAGTTCCCTTACTCCATATCTTTTAACCTACAGGCAAAGTCATTGGTCACCTACTCCAAGTGTTCCCAATCGTTTACGATCGCCATACCTGCTTTTGTAAATACTCTCTAACAAACAATTAATTATCTATATGGTTATCTCTGCTCCCTACGGCTCTTGGAAATCTCCGATCACGTCTGACTTAATCGTGACAGGAAGTATTCGGTTGGGTGAAATTCGGTTGGAGGGCGAAACCGTTTATTGGAGCGAGGGTAGACCCACAGAAGGCGGCAGGAACGTGGTGGTGAGACGAACTCCCGATGGGCAAATCACCGATCTAACGCCCGCCCCATTCAATGCCCGAACTCGGGTGCATGAGTATGGCGGCGGCGCTTTCAATGTGTTTAATGAGACACTTTACTTTTCTAACTTTGCCGATCAGCGGCTTTATCGGGCGATCGGTGAGCCGGAACCTATTACGCCAGAAGCCAAGTTACGTTATGCCGATGTGATTGAAGATAGCCATCGATCGCGCCTCATTTGTATCTGTGAAGATCATACGGGTGGCGATGAGCCTGTTAATAAAATTGTGGCAATCTCTGCTTCTTCGTCTATCCAGATTCTAGTATCCGGCAATGACTTTTACGCTTCCCCGCGCCTCAGCCCGGATGGTTCTCAGTTGGCTTGGATCACTTGGAATCACCCGAACATGCCGTGGGATGGCACAGAACTTTGGGTCGCACCTGTGCAAACTGATGGTTCGTTGGCAGAAGCACAGCTTGTAGCCGGTGGACTGACAGAATCGATCTTTCAGCCCGAATGGTCGCCTGATGGGGTTTTGTACTTTGTTAGCGATCGCACCGACTGGTGGAATCTTTATCGCTGGAAGAATGGAGCGATCGTTCCCCTTTGCCCTAAAGCCGCAGAATTTGGTTTACCTCAATGGGTTTTTGCCATGACAACCTACGGGTTT belongs to Timaviella obliquedivisa GSE-PSE-MK23-08B and includes:
- the lipB gene encoding lipoyl(octanoyl) transferase LipB — protein: MPFRHCHFYTPGVVPYSVAWQWQRSLVAARREDNSLEDILILLEHPPVYTLGQGSSLEFLKFDPAQSSHLLCRTERGGEVTYHCPGQIVGYPILNLRYYQQDLHWYLRQLEEVLIRVMATYSLKGERIAGLTGVWVEGRKVAAIGIKVSRWITMHGFALNVCPDLSGFQQIVPCGIGDRSVGSLVEFVPGIQLAEVQQQVLGAFAEVFKVKMRWVEMSGISAPIL
- a CDS encoding GvpL/GvpF family gas vesicle protein yields the protein MYTYAFLSTIPSTLPEGIFSSLQIVAIHDLAALVEPDLAADSLQQDDQQLVQSVLSHDRVIRELFEQTTVLPLRFGTCFVSRQGLLEHLQANRAEYLTKLEELEGKAEYVLKLKPIAFPETEIGSTVKGKDYFLAKKQIYQAQAAWQLEQQQELEDLFEAIAQQYRWVRGEPDDGIERIYMLGDRQSEPLLPTSFKTWQLQSAHEDLRLGNPLPPYHFM
- the raiA gene encoding ribosome-associated translation inhibitor RaiA, coding for MKLVIQGKNIEITEAIRDHVHQKIEKAVNHFQAITTEVDVHLSVARNPRINPQQIAEVTIYANGAVVRAEEGSDNLYASIDLVADKIARQLRKYKEKRHEQTHTSIKVVETIEEEVPSLVSPSLVSDREPELPGTAIRTKYFSMPPMTIEEAQEQLELVGHDFYMFRNAATGEINVIYERNHGGYGVIQPRNNNGHTNGKFAEIAHRKPIESQKP